The following are from one region of the Sardina pilchardus chromosome 4, fSarPil1.1, whole genome shotgun sequence genome:
- the LOC134078020 gene encoding RNA-binding protein 44-like: protein MRRGCEEKVNVTSEAWFDAEEELGAAGQSLKEERRRKAIESEGNEKVDDGDGVSVSSSCHLHVTDFHQDVTEEDLLLAFKKYQPREVSFTKSNKSRSANVTVSSPDNAAAAALELSGASIHGRPVQVRRVSRPPAAGPEGDQAFKKPHAPSAPTPALSGDVAKPGGVKKSAPYDMSPKPVRCRMEKLLNISDVPTATGTYVPPQQQPPPTTNTATTVTFGTLMRQLAELHPSVAREKIVEALLELRTQHRGSLNCLSLCALVEMTSELLTAQALDSEE from the exons GTGGTTGTGAGGAGAAGGTGAATGTCACCAGTGAGGCCTGGTTCGATGCAGAGGAGGAACTTGGGGCTGCTGGCCAAAGCCTGAAAGAGGAGCGACGCAGAAAAGCGATTGAGAGTGAGGGAAACGAAAAGG TGGACGACGGTGATGGTGTCAGTGTCAGTTCCAGTTGCCACTTGCATGTTACAGACTTCCATCAGGATGTAactgag GAGGATCTGTTGCTTGCATTTAAGAAATATCAACCAAGAGAAGTTTCTTTCACGAAGTCAAACAAGTCCAG GAGTGCCAACGTGACGGTGAGCTCACCTGACAACGCTGCAGCGGCGGCGCTAGAGCTCAGCGGCGCCTCCATCCACGGACGGCCCGTCCAGGTGAGGCGCGTCAGCAgaccacctgcagcaggccctgaGGGGGACCAGGCCTTCAAGAAGCCCCACGCTCCCTCTGCCCCCACACCTGCACTCTCAGGAGACGTGGCCAAGCCCGGGGGAGTGAAGAAGAGCGCTCCATACGACATGTCCCccaaa CCTGTTCGCTGCCGTATGGAAAAGCTCTTAAACATCAGTGACGTGCCGACGGCCACAGGCACCTACGtgccgccgcagcagcagccgccccccaccaccaacacgGCCACCACGGTCACCTTTGGCACACTCATGAGGCAGCTGGCAGAGCTTCACCCATCGGTGGCCCGGGAGAAGATTGTGGAGGCGCTGCTTGAATTGCGCACCCAGCACCGTGGCTCCCTCAACTGCCTGTCACTGTGCGCTCTGGTGGAGATGACCTCTGAACTCCTTACTGCACAGGCCTTGGACTCTGAGGAATAG
- the rbm44 gene encoding RNA-binding protein 44, with product MLPNMWWPPAMPQPSYSYTGIIWQTGPFYSSNQGDSGLSKYPYWSINDAKKFMLFRSLFDLVNSSYCLKLEDQRLRTWYTSLSDEDRKIIHDEGGFHQFIQKHPALDIAQHIGLVHVKPQIRRAAITMASELNQSRMPTFYGMSQCKKCKTSCPSGAEVCRTCFVPQPVVEERTYVTGQKQEPVAMQSNQREELNMPNRNSLGIWNVNSHSAPGDHQVAQDSFQSAFDDSRTSLTSPGPKGGACPQAPRFSKEWREGRSSAQNVTASAFKDNSAQASFSLDMELERQSKMAQSCAPPANPVRQDPFGRVAENRTYLDLAQETPPEYYSFNSTMFDQTSANLMENTGWPAEQNDVDSLMATRGSTECTANSLTTSSAGLCLSEVSADESLRSNKPRDEFHSIMEESVDTERWLNCSVTPEKPHVSPSQKPHVDLPVKLAAEKSQQTPYKDEQSVAESFMSISPDKSGVLLPVSAAPATVNQMVDASGDFRARFTSTQESLAAPSTTDASTEMDSPLCFDQDTQTSQVSTADKSVITEVHIADLDYLTKEFLRLKSVEEELEQLKASQQTCNNTKGGCECGQRLQQADLKLLALQYFMCQDHCWRRYYTSPQGESQLQCAGVVPESLAETLRALEQEYTQLRRQVLAGAALEELTPLSVDTHRLHTDARYTPAQIAICKAAEAHPKPDAVKSSKVGSLKTQRKAGSSRPGGGEVSEAWYDAEEDFGAAGQGLKEERLRKAIEIERNQKVGDGDGKKISSSCDVFITDLHQDVTKEDLMSLFEKYQPREVCFTMSNMSRSANVTVSSPDNAAAAALELSGASIHGRPVQVRRVSRPPAAGPEGDQAFKKPHAPSAPTPALSGDVAKPGGVKKSAPYDMSPKPSRRHIEKLVNISDVPTATGTYVPQQPPANSAAMGSFDTLMGRLSERHPLVGRQNIVEALLELRAQHRGSLSGLPLRTIVEMTSDLLTVKASVSL from the exons ATGTTACCCAACATGTGGTGGCCCCCTGCGATGCCACAGCCATCATATTCTTATACAGGCATAATCTGGCAGACGGGTCCATTTTACAGCAGCAACCAAGGTGACAGTG GTCTCAGCAAGTATCCCTACTGGTCCATAAATGATGCTAAGAAGTTCATGCTCTTCAG GTCCTTGTTTGATTTGGTGAACTCTTCGTATTGTCTGAAGCTAGAAGACCAGAGGCTGCGGACATGGTACACCAGTCTGTCAGATGAGGATAGGAAAATAATCCATG ACGAAGGAGGTTTTCATCAGTTTATTCAGAAACACCCTGCCCTTGACATAGCACAGCACATCGGACTAGTCCATGTAAAAC CACAAATAAGAAGAGCTGCTATCACAATGGCTTCAGAATTAAACCA ATCCAGAATGCCAACATTTTATGGGATGTCTCAGTGTAAAAAGTGTAAGACAAGTTGTCCTTCAGGGGCTGAAGTGTGCAGAACTTGTTTTGTCCCTCAACCAGTGGTCGAGGAGAGGACATACGTAACAG GACAAAAGCAAGAACCTGTTGCAATGCAAAGCAACCAAAGAGAGGAGCTTAATATGCCAAACAGAAACAGCCTTGGGATCTGGAATGTTAACAGCCATAGTGCCCCTGGTGACCACCAGGTGGCTCAAGATAGCTTCCAGTCAGCTTTCGACGACAGCCGCACTTCACTGACCTCTCCTGGCCCAAAAGGAGGCGCGTGTCCCCAGGCTCCACGCTTCTCCAAGGAGTGGCGAGAGGGTCGGAGCAGCGCTCAGAACGTAACCGCGAGCGCGTTCAAAGACAACTCAGCGCAGGCCAGCTTCTCCCTGGATATGGAGCTGGAGCGTCAGAGCAAGATGGCCCAGAGTTGTGCCCCTCCGGCCAACCCTGTCCGCCAAGATCCGTTCGGGAGGGTTGCGGAAAACAGGACCTACCTGGATCTGGCGCAAGAGACGCCCCCTGAGTACTACAGCTTCAACAGCACCATGTTTGACCAGACGTCAGCTAACTTGATGGAAAACACCGGCTGGCCTGCCGAGCAGAATGATGTTGACTCGCTCATGGCCACAAGGGGCAGCACTGAGTGCACAGCGAACAGCCTGACGACATCAAGTGCTGGGTTGTGCCTGTCTGAAGTCTCTGCTGATGAAAGCCTGCGGAGTAATAAACCCCGAGACGAGTTCCATAGCATCATGGAGGAGTCTGTCGATACGGAACGCTGGCTCAACTGCTCGGTTACTCCAGAGAAACCCCATGTGTCTCCGTCTCAGAAACCACATGTGGATCTGCCCGTGAAGCTGGCCGCAGAAAAGAGCCAGCAAACCCCATATAAAGACGAGCAGTCAGTGGCCGAGTCCTTCATGTCGATCAGTCCAGATAAGTCTGGAGTCCTACTGCCAGTATCAGCGGCTCCTGCCACTGTGAACCAGATGGTAGATGCCAGTGGGGACTTTCGAGCCCGTTTCACGTCTACGCAGGAGTCTTTAGCCGCCCCAAGCACCACGGACGCCTCCACTGAGATGGACTCTCCCTTGTGCTTTGATCAAGACACCCAGACCTCACAGGTCTCCACTGCCGACAAGAGTGTCATCACGGAGGTCCACATAGCAGATCTCGATTACCTTACTAAG GAGTTTTTGAGACTGAAGTCAGTGGAAGAGGAACTGGAGCAGCTGAAGGCCAGCCAGCAGACGTGCAACAACACAAAAGG tgggtgtgagtgtggtcAGAGGTTACAGCAGGCAGATCTGAAGCTGTTGGCTCTGCAGTACTTCATGTGCCAGGACCACTGCTGGAGGAGATACTACACCTCACCACAGGGGGAGAGCCAGCTGCAATG CGCTGGTGTGGTCCCTGAGAGCTTAGCGGAGACTCTGCGGGCCCTGGAGCAGGAGTACACCCAGCTGAGGAGGCAGGTGCTGGCAGGGGCGGCTCTGGAGGAGTTGACCCCGCTCTCCGTAGACACCCACAGACTCCACACCGACGCACGCTACACCCCAGCGCAG ATTGCAATCTGCAAGGCTGCAGAGGCCCACCCAAAGCCAGACGCTGTTAAAAGTTCCAAAGTGGGATCTCTGAAGACTCAGAGGAAAGCAGGTTCCTCCAGACCTG GTGGTGGTGAGGTTAGTGAAGCCTGGTACGATGCAGAGGAAGATTTTGGGGCTGCTGGCCAAGGCCTGAAAGAGGAGCGACTCAGAAAAGCGATTGAGATTGAGAGAAACCAAAAAG TGGGAGATGGTGACGGCAAGAAGATCAGCTCCAGCTGTGATGTCTTCATCACAGACCTCCATCAAGATGTGACTAAG gaGGATCTGATGTCTCTATTTGAGAAATACCAGCCCAGAGAAGTTTGCTTCACAATGTCAAACATGTCCAG GAGTGCCAACGTGACGGTGAGCTCACCTGACAACGCTGCAGCGGCGGCGCTAGAGCTCAGCGGCGCCTCCATCCACGGACGGCCCGTCCAGGTGAGGCGCGTCAGCAgaccacctgcagcaggccctgaGGGGGACCAGGCCTTCAAGAAGCCCCACGCTCCCTCTGCCCCCACACCTGCACTCTCAGGAGACGTGGCCAAGCCCGGGGGAGTGAAGAAGAGCGCTCCATACGACATGTCCCccaaa CCAAGCCGCCGCCACATAGAAAAACTGGTGAACATCAGCGACGTGCCCACAGCCACGGGCACCTACGTGCCCCAGCAGCCGCCCGCCAACTCCGCCGCCATGGGCAGCTTCGACACGCTGATGGGCCGGCTGTCGGAGCGCCACCCGCTGGTGGGCCGGCAGAACATCGTGGAGGCGCTGCTGGAGCTCCGGGCCCAACACCGCGGCTCCCTCAGTGGCCTGCCGCTGCGCACCATCGTggagatgacctctgacctcctgACTGTCAAGGCCTCAGTATCACTGTGA